From a single Streptomyces rubradiris genomic region:
- a CDS encoding SAV2148 family HEPN domain-containing protein has translation MGSGGLELPPGDEGHEGNSADVPPGAVSLARPMDAGSIGPELDWDADAWREVRTRAQRAGRAYIWLNLVEQRLRAVVAAVLRPVYEPVHGDEWVVAAAGPAGQEWVQRAVAVREVSRRKGYLLDPADDNVLSFLTLPQLRELVVQHWPCFEPYFDERRDLELALDELEVTRNVVSRNRALSEAVLGQAERASARLLEMLGAGGDVPSARRLPVDAVEDLVGDRYADVVAVHSDRVRLLRQFPAEDIFGGARRLDAIGIGLNLLVQNFSGRRLVRLAESGCRVRLLFLNPASSSVKRRERELGMKRGELSRSVEMNILHMRRVRSRLRDPGAFEIQVYDETPRFTAYLVDGDGADGVAVVQSYLRGARGMESPVLVLRNGSRLVTSDDAGESGLFPTYREEFELAWADSRPVS, from the coding sequence GTGGGCTCGGGAGGGCTGGAGCTGCCTCCTGGTGACGAGGGTCACGAGGGGAACTCCGCAGACGTCCCGCCCGGCGCGGTGTCCCTGGCCCGGCCGATGGACGCGGGGTCCATCGGCCCGGAGCTGGACTGGGACGCCGACGCCTGGCGCGAGGTGCGCACCCGCGCCCAGCGGGCCGGCCGGGCCTACATCTGGCTGAACCTCGTCGAACAACGGCTGCGCGCGGTCGTGGCCGCCGTGCTGCGGCCCGTCTACGAACCCGTCCACGGCGACGAGTGGGTGGTGGCCGCGGCCGGCCCGGCCGGACAGGAGTGGGTGCAGCGGGCGGTCGCCGTCCGCGAGGTCAGCCGCCGCAAGGGCTACCTGCTCGACCCGGCCGACGACAACGTCCTCAGCTTCCTCACCCTGCCGCAGCTGCGCGAGCTGGTGGTGCAGCACTGGCCGTGCTTCGAGCCCTACTTCGACGAGCGCCGTGACCTCGAACTCGCCCTGGACGAGCTGGAGGTGACCCGCAACGTCGTCTCCCGCAACCGGGCCCTGTCCGAGGCGGTACTGGGCCAGGCCGAGCGGGCCTCGGCCAGGCTGCTGGAGATGCTCGGCGCGGGCGGGGACGTGCCCTCGGCGCGCCGGCTGCCCGTGGACGCGGTCGAGGACCTGGTCGGTGACCGGTACGCGGACGTCGTCGCGGTCCACTCCGACCGGGTGCGGCTGCTGCGCCAGTTCCCGGCCGAGGACATCTTCGGCGGCGCCCGCCGGCTCGACGCCATCGGCATCGGCCTCAACCTGCTGGTGCAGAACTTCTCCGGGCGCCGCCTGGTCCGGCTCGCCGAGTCCGGCTGCCGGGTGCGGCTGCTCTTCCTCAACCCGGCCTCCAGCTCGGTCAAGCGCCGCGAGCGCGAACTGGGGATGAAACGGGGCGAACTGAGCCGCTCGGTGGAGATGAACATCCTGCACATGCGCCGGGTGCGGTCCCGGCTGCGCGACCCGGGCGCATTCGAGATCCAGGTGTACGACGAGACGCCCCGCTTCACCGCCTACCTGGTGGACGGCGACGGGGCGGACGGCGTCGCGGTGGTGCAGTCCTATCTGCGGGGGGCGCGCGGGATGGAGTCCCCGGTCCTGGTGCTGCGCAACGGCAGCCGGCTGGTCACGTCCGACGATGCCGGAGAATCCGGTCTTTTCCCGACATACCGCGAGGAATTCGAGCTGGCTTGGGCGGATTCGCGCCCGGTGTCCTGA
- a CDS encoding phosphotransferase enzyme family protein, with product MDEARARDVLAATGVLPGPARDARLVAFGENAVFAAGDVVVKVGRDAELLPRAERELAVAAWLAEAGVPAVRAAEPKPLLVDGHPVTVWHRLPDAVRPAEPRDLAALLRIVHALPSPSFALPPRDLLGGVERWLRLAGDAIAPEDAAYLRARRDGFAARAAALTPHLPPGPVHGDALPRNVHVGPDGPVLVDLETFSADLREHDLVVMALSRDRYGLPAEAYDSFTGTYGWDVREWDGCEVLRGARETASCAWVAQHAPANPKALAEFRRRVASLRGGDETVRWYPF from the coding sequence ATGGACGAGGCACGCGCGCGGGACGTACTGGCCGCGACGGGGGTGCTCCCGGGACCGGCCCGGGACGCCCGGCTGGTGGCCTTCGGCGAGAACGCGGTGTTCGCCGCCGGCGACGTGGTGGTGAAGGTCGGCCGGGACGCCGAGCTGCTGCCGCGGGCCGAGCGCGAACTGGCCGTCGCCGCCTGGCTGGCCGAGGCGGGCGTGCCGGCGGTGCGGGCGGCCGAGCCGAAGCCCCTGCTGGTGGACGGCCACCCGGTGACGGTGTGGCACCGGCTGCCGGACGCCGTACGGCCCGCCGAGCCACGGGATCTCGCCGCACTGCTGCGCATCGTGCACGCCCTCCCCTCTCCCTCGTTCGCCTTGCCGCCCCGCGATCTGCTGGGCGGTGTGGAGCGCTGGCTGCGGCTCGCGGGTGACGCGATTGCCCCGGAGGACGCGGCCTACCTCCGTGCGCGCCGCGACGGCTTCGCGGCGCGGGCGGCGGCGCTGACACCCCATCTGCCGCCGGGGCCGGTCCACGGCGACGCGCTGCCCCGCAATGTGCACGTCGGGCCGGACGGGCCGGTCCTGGTCGACCTGGAGACCTTCTCCGCGGACCTGCGCGAGCACGACCTGGTGGTCATGGCCCTCTCCCGCGACCGCTACGGGCTGCCCGCCGAGGCGTACGACTCCTTCACCGGTACCTACGGCTGGGACGTGCGCGAGTGGGACGGCTGCGAGGTGCTGCGCGGTGCCCGGGAGACGGCCAGCTGCGCGTGGGTGGCCCAGCACGCCCCGGCCAACCCGAAGGCCCTGGCCGAGTTCCGGCGCCGGGTGGCGTCCCTGCGGGGCGGGGACGAGACGGTGCGGTGGTATCCGTTCTGA
- a CDS encoding 3'-5' exonuclease codes for MGWHQELLIGFDLETTGTDPRRARIVTGAVIEVRAGEPAGHREWLADPGVEIPADAVAVHGISTARAAAEGRPADQVADAIADVLVSYWRTGVPVVAYNAAFDLTLLSAELRRYGLPSLTDRLGTAPAPVVDPYTIDRWADRYRRGKRNLEAVCAEYGIVLGAAHDATADALAAARLASAIADRHPKIAALGPAELHRRQIQWYAEWAADFQAFLRRKGETDAVVDGAWPLRELTEDQPA; via the coding sequence ATGGGCTGGCACCAGGAGCTGCTGATCGGCTTCGACCTGGAGACGACCGGGACCGATCCGCGTCGGGCGCGCATCGTCACCGGTGCCGTGATCGAGGTCAGGGCCGGTGAGCCCGCGGGCCACCGGGAGTGGCTGGCCGATCCGGGCGTGGAGATCCCGGCCGACGCGGTCGCGGTCCATGGCATCAGCACCGCACGCGCGGCGGCCGAGGGCCGCCCGGCCGACCAGGTGGCCGACGCCATCGCGGACGTCCTGGTGTCGTACTGGAGGACGGGCGTCCCGGTCGTCGCCTACAACGCGGCCTTCGACCTCACCCTGCTCTCCGCCGAACTGCGCCGGTACGGCCTGCCGTCCCTGACCGACCGGCTCGGCACCGCCCCCGCTCCGGTCGTCGACCCGTACACCATCGACCGCTGGGCCGACCGCTACCGCCGCGGCAAACGGAACCTGGAGGCGGTCTGCGCCGAGTACGGCATAGTCCTGGGCGCGGCCCACGACGCCACCGCCGACGCCCTCGCCGCCGCGCGGCTCGCCTCCGCGATAGCCGACCGGCACCCGAAGATCGCCGCCCTCGGCCCCGCCGAACTGCACCGGCGTCAGATCCAGTGGTACGCCGAATGGGCGGCGGACTTCCAGGCGTTCCTGCGGCGCAAGGGCGAGACGGACGCGGTGGTCGACGGCGCGTGGCCGCTCCGCGAGCTGACCGAGGACCAGCCCGCGTAG
- a CDS encoding carbohydrate ABC transporter permease, protein MTEVAEARTPAAGAHPRAGLRTSDRGAWFLVLPALIPILLLSVGPLLYGVLLAFTDAQSGRTAATRWIGVLNFRDLLHDTLFWESFRIGLVWAVGVTVPQFLLALGLALLLNQDLRLRGLARALTIVPWAMPEVVVGIMWRLVYNPDAGVLNETLRGLGLGDGRDWLSGLATALPAVIVVGVWAGLPQTTVALLAGLQNVPRELREAAAVDGAGAWRRFRTVTWPALRPVALAITALNLIWNLNSFALVYVLTGGGPGGKTRLPMLFAYEEAFRYGQFGYAAAMGCVLVAVVSVLLAVFLAGRLRGGADA, encoded by the coding sequence GTGACAGAGGTGGCCGAAGCGCGGACACCGGCGGCGGGGGCACACCCCCGAGCCGGACTCCGGACCTCCGACCGCGGCGCCTGGTTCCTGGTCCTGCCCGCCCTCATCCCGATCCTGCTGCTCAGCGTAGGCCCGCTGCTCTACGGCGTCCTGCTGGCCTTCACCGACGCCCAGTCCGGCCGGACGGCCGCCACCCGCTGGATCGGCGTCCTCAACTTCCGGGACCTGCTGCACGACACGCTGTTCTGGGAGTCGTTCCGCATCGGCCTGGTCTGGGCGGTGGGCGTCACCGTGCCCCAGTTCCTGCTGGCGCTCGGCCTGGCCCTGCTGCTGAACCAGGACCTACGGCTGCGCGGCCTGGCCCGCGCCCTCACGATCGTGCCCTGGGCGATGCCCGAGGTCGTCGTCGGCATCATGTGGCGGCTCGTCTACAACCCGGACGCGGGCGTCCTCAACGAGACCCTGCGCGGCCTCGGCCTCGGGGACGGCCGGGACTGGCTGAGCGGCCTGGCCACCGCGCTGCCCGCGGTCATCGTCGTCGGCGTCTGGGCGGGCCTGCCGCAGACCACGGTCGCCCTGCTCGCCGGACTGCAGAACGTCCCCCGCGAACTCCGCGAGGCGGCCGCGGTCGACGGCGCGGGCGCCTGGCGCCGCTTCCGCACGGTCACCTGGCCCGCGCTCAGACCCGTGGCCCTCGCCATCACCGCGCTGAACCTGATCTGGAACCTCAACTCCTTCGCCCTGGTCTACGTCCTCACCGGCGGCGGACCCGGCGGCAAGACCCGGCTGCCCATGCTCTTCGCCTACGAAGAGGCCTTCCGCTACGGCCAGTTCGGCTACGCGGCGGCCATGGGCTGTGTGCTCGTCGCCGTGGTCTCCGTCCTGCTCGCGGTGTTCC
- a CDS encoding copper amine oxidase, with the protein MPEQRLPGGARPRALGRAARKTAAVGVSLAALAAAATAGAGPAAARPRTAPAAAPGCSAAYTIEQKLTTGTTWRMCWRYDSKAGLVLENVSYQPKGETKPIKVLNSARLAQVHVPYDDGKHEYYDLTGQGFAQELMTLSPGECPGGTIKTVKVPDGDPRNPNVKGLCTTTRSRGHAYRMHDIVQSDKTYQQQGKDLLVYTVNQVGWYEYITEWRFQDDGTVNMNVGATGSLSWEDYNAQDGRGWPIGKNAKDYATSHSHNVFWRLDFGLDGSSGTKVEQYDSTVSAPSGRQEGPTARTTRTRPAKEFAGDYKNYRWWRMVSATGKNKDGHARSYELVPGPTTKYPGRPFTRHDLYVTQYDKCELFANDNPKCATGHPKSVDKWVNGQTLTHPVVWVNVGFHHIARDEDQQPMPVHWQGFSIAPRDVTAMNPLTPKELAWQNGHWEWRS; encoded by the coding sequence CTGCCCGAACAGCGCCTGCCCGGCGGCGCCCGGCCGCGCGCCCTCGGCCGCGCCGCCCGCAAGACCGCGGCCGTCGGAGTGTCCCTGGCCGCGCTGGCCGCCGCCGCGACGGCCGGCGCGGGTCCCGCCGCGGCCCGGCCGCGCACCGCCCCCGCCGCGGCCCCGGGCTGCAGCGCCGCCTACACGATCGAACAGAAGCTCACCACCGGCACGACCTGGCGGATGTGCTGGCGCTACGACAGCAAGGCCGGCCTCGTCCTGGAGAACGTCTCCTACCAGCCCAAGGGCGAGACCAAGCCGATCAAGGTCCTCAACAGCGCCAGGCTCGCCCAGGTCCACGTCCCCTACGACGACGGCAAGCACGAGTACTACGACCTGACGGGCCAGGGCTTCGCCCAGGAGCTGATGACACTGTCGCCCGGCGAGTGTCCCGGCGGCACCATCAAGACCGTCAAGGTCCCGGACGGCGACCCGAGGAACCCGAACGTCAAGGGGCTGTGCACGACCACCCGTTCGCGTGGCCACGCCTACCGGATGCACGACATCGTCCAGTCGGACAAGACCTACCAGCAGCAGGGCAAGGACCTGCTGGTGTACACGGTCAACCAGGTCGGCTGGTACGAGTACATCACCGAGTGGCGCTTCCAGGACGACGGCACGGTCAACATGAACGTCGGCGCCACCGGCAGTCTCTCCTGGGAGGACTACAACGCCCAGGACGGGCGCGGCTGGCCCATCGGCAAGAACGCCAAGGACTACGCGACCAGCCACAGCCACAACGTCTTCTGGCGGCTCGACTTCGGCCTCGACGGCTCCTCCGGGACGAAGGTCGAGCAGTACGACTCCACCGTCAGCGCCCCCTCCGGGCGGCAGGAGGGCCCGACCGCCAGGACCACCCGCACCAGGCCGGCCAAGGAGTTCGCGGGCGACTACAAGAACTACCGCTGGTGGCGGATGGTCAGCGCGACCGGCAAGAACAAGGACGGGCACGCCCGTTCGTACGAACTGGTCCCCGGACCCACCACCAAGTACCCGGGCCGCCCCTTCACCCGGCACGACCTGTACGTCACCCAGTACGACAAGTGCGAGCTGTTCGCCAACGACAACCCCAAGTGCGCGACGGGCCACCCGAAGTCCGTCGACAAGTGGGTGAACGGCCAGACCCTCACCCATCCCGTGGTCTGGGTGAACGTCGGCTTCCACCACATCGCCCGGGACGAGGACCAGCAGCCCATGCCCGTGCACTGGCAGGGCTTTTCCATCGCCCCCCGGGACGTCACGGCTATGAATCCGCTCACTCCCAAGGAACTGGCATGGCAGAACGGGCACTGGGAATGGCGTAGTTGA